The DNA window GCTGTACCTGGACTTCTGGCGGGTGCGGGGGAGGCACCGGCTGAGTGTGGACGGGGATGGcatccgccagctccagcatTCGCGACTCGTGATGCGGCGGATGAATGATATTGGGTTGGATGGGGAGATCATGGTGGTGGCGTTGGGGGTGGAGATTTGGGTTCTCGTGGCCATTGTGCTGTGCCCGATGCTCGCGGTTGGCGGCACTCTCGGCGGGGTGGACTAATCGTTCATGGCGCACCAGAAGATCGCTATCCAGGATAGTCAGCGAGGGGACTgaggggagagggggggaaggagagggGAAAAGTGAGTACCTCCGGGCAAAGGACTTGGAGCAAATGTCACATGAGAAGGGCTTCTCCTTCGTATCTGTTGTCCTACATTAGGAATGGAAATCCAGCGAGGGGCGGCAGGGGGTTACTCAACGGGTGCGGAGATGGCGTTGGAGATGTTCCAGACGGGCAAAAGAGCGGCTGCAGTACTCGCAGGAGAGGGACTTGCGATGTAcctgtttcttcttgatcttgacctCGTCCTTGTCGTCCATGGTGGGGAGCACAGCGACTACGAAGGAACGAACTCGAGTGTAGAAGAAGAATTTGAGGCTGTCGAGCGGGGAAATCTGTGGGGATGAGGGGGAGTCATGTGACTGCTACGAGGTGGTCTTAGGGGTGTGCGAGAGGACGGAGTCGTCGAGAATAGTCACGGCAATAGATCTAGCATCGTTGTCGAAGGACTACTTCATGATGATTCTGGTCCGCGAGTGATCCAGTTCTTCAAGTTCATGTGTCCGGGCGGAGCCGGTGGGCCATGCTGGGGCGGTGGACTGCCTAGACTCTACCTAGACACCAAGTATCAGGGCTATCCAGACAGAAGGTAGAGAACTACGTCGACGAGACAATTCTCAAACGAAACACAGCGGCAGGTCCGACTGATTTGACGCGTCTCAATGCCCTCGCAGTGGGTCGGTCTGTTTGCAAGGGATGAAACATGCCCTGAAACCCGTGGGGAACGGGATCGATCTGACTAAGGCGGTGTTGTTTCAACGCCGATCGATTTCGTCTCTTTTGTCCATCTCGTCTCCCATTTTAATCCAGCCCAGCTCGTTGATTCATTCCATTGACCCTTTGCAACTCCCTGGTAAGTGGTACACGACCCCCTTGCCCGTGGTGACAGTCCCGGGCCGACTCCGACCATTCACCACTCTCCCGCCCCCAACCCGCCATCTCTTCTCATTTGCACACGCCATCAACACTAATGCAATTCCCGGCTGACCGACTCCAGAGCAGGTTGTCGAGACTATGCATTGACTACGTCACCCTTCTCCTCACAACTGTCGATTTGTCACCTCCCACACCACGGTCGTCTCTCTAGGTGGGAGATCAGGGCTCCGCGGTAGGTAGGAAGCGTGAACCAGGCACCGACCGGAAACAAGAGCTGGAGATCACAATGTTGGCTTCCAAAACACCGTATGCGGTGCCTCTGGGCGGACCGACCACCCAGACACCGGTGACAGCCTACACTACCACCCCATCACAACGGCCGACGATGAACACAAAACCTCAGGAGAGCGTGGGGTTTAGCAGCCCGACAAAGTCGGAGTTTTCAGACGGCCAGGACGAACTGGCGTCCGTGAGGTGCGACCCCGACATCTTTGGGAGCCGCGATGCCAGGACGATGATCGTGCTGACCGGTCTTTCTACACAGGGCGTGGGATGAGAAACGGGTGGTCACCTGGCTTCATGGTATCAAGTGTGGCCAATATGAGCCGATTTTTAAAGGTATGACCGGTCCCTTTCCCTTTGTCACAGCTACTGGGGCTAATCCACTACAGCCAACAACTTCACGGGGGATAACTTGCTCGAATGCGATCAAAAGATCCTGCAGGAAATGGGCATCAAGAAAGTCGGGGACCGAGTGCgcatcttcgtcgccatcaaGAAGCTCCGTACCAAGACCGGTCCGACTTGCCGGGCAAAGAACATGGTGAGATCTATTTCCCTTCCTACAATGAAGCAGGTGCTGATATCGGCGGGCAGCAAACATTAGCTGCACTAGAAAAGGCAGCATTAGCCACAAAGCTGCCTCCTCGCCGCTCGTCCCAGCTTGATGATGGATACTCGCCGCTTGGCGGAGGTCGCTACAACAGTGGCCGGAATCTGAGCACCGGCGACGCTAAGCATCCACGGAATCCGAGTCTGGACGGTATCACCATGGGCGCTCTCCCCCCAAACTCCCCGGTGATCCGGATCATCTACACTGGTGGTCAAACCAAGGTTCTCGATATCCGCAACTGTAAAACGCACGACGAGGTCATTCTGTGTGTATTGAGGAAGCTGCAGCTTCCCGAGCACCAGTACAGAAACTATTGCTTCTACGTGCTGGACGGGTTAGATCCGGATTTGTCCAATTGCAGGAAGCTTACGGACAAGGAGCTTATGGAAATTTGCGAAGGCGTTAACAAGTCTGAACGAGGCCGCTTGATTCTCCGGAAAGTCCATGCCGGTGAACCCGACATGGACGAGATTCGCCGTGCGTCTCAGCTCGCCGTCGACGAAAGTCAGGCTCAACATCTGAGTGCTTTGAGCGGCTCGAACATGCGCAACCAGCTCAAGATCCAACAGCTGACGGGTGAATCTTGGCATAACATCAAGCAGCCCCTCTCTCCCCGGGGCCCTACTCCTCGGCATCGTCCGTCTAATTCCACCGATCAAGATGCACTACCGCCACCCTCTGCCGTTGAACGCCATCCCGACCGCCATCCAGTGTCTAAGCTGCGCTCATTCTTTGGACAACGGCCTCCGAGTGAGATGATCATTCACGAACTtccatccttcttccccagTCATGAcaaggaggacatcgagAAGACGATGCGCATGTCTGTCCGAAGATCTCAACGTCTGAGTCGCGCAGCGAGCCGAATGAGCCGCATGAGTGTTGTCAGCAATTACAGCTACGCATCCAGTCTCAAGGACGCGCCTCCGTTACCGCCGCTGCCTCAAATCCCCCCAATCCCCAGTATTGCCGACAGCTGGCTTCAAGGCCAGCCGGGAGCACCGCCCAACCAACAGGGCTCACGGCCTTTGTCGGTCTCCAAATTCAACCTCCCTCAATCCTCATATCGGGATTCTGTCGCCTCCAGTTCTCTTCAGCCCCTTCAAGAGGAGTCTCCTGTCGAGCCGAATCGCAAGTCGTATGTCTCCTTTGACAGTGGCTCCGATGAGCCGAACCCTGCCCGCCAGAGCTTTTTCGACGAGAGCATGAGCGTCGCCGCTACTGATGGTGGTTCGTTCAATGACCGTTTGAGCGCTTTCGTAgctgaggatggcgaggaagaggacgtGGACCTGAGCGATTTCTTGGCTGGAAATAACTTTGCGCCCAAGAACTGGATGAAGGGTTCCTTGATTGGAGAAGGTTCTTTCGGAAGCgtcttccttgccctccaCGCCGTTACCGGTGAACTCATGGCTGTCAAGCAAGTCGAGATCCCCTCGGCCACAAAAGGAACCGAGTTCGACCAGCGGAAGAACAGCATGGTCACGGCCCTCAAGCACGAAATCGAACTCCTACAAGGGCTTCACCACCCGAATATCGTGCAATACCTTGGCACCGCGACCGATGACCAGTACCTCAACATTTTCCTGGAGTATGTGCCTGGCGGCTCCATCGCCACGATGCTGAAGCAATACAACACCTTCCAAGAGCCCCTGGTGAAGAACTTTGTCCGACAGATTCTCACCGGTCTCTCCTACCTCCACAGCCGggacatcatccaccgcgaCATCAAGGGTGCCAACATCCTTGTCGACAACAAGGGCGGCGTCAAGATCTCCGACTT is part of the Penicillium psychrofluorescens genome assembly, chromosome: 4 genome and encodes:
- a CDS encoding uncharacterized protein (ID:PFLUO_006053-T1.cds;~source:funannotate), coding for MLASKTPYAVPLGGPTTQTPVTAYTTTPSQRPTMNTKPQESVGFSSPTKSEFSDGQDELASVRAWDEKRVVTWLHGIKCGQYEPIFKANNFTGDNLLECDQKILQEMGIKKVGDRVRIFVAIKKLRTKTGPTCRAKNMQTLAALEKAALATKLPPRRSSQLDDGYSPLGGGRYNSGRNLSTGDAKHPRNPSLDGITMGALPPNSPVIRIIYTGGQTKVLDIRNCKTHDEVILCVLRKLQLPEHQYRNYCFYVLDGLDPDLSNCRKLTDKELMEICEGVNKSERGRLILRKVHAGEPDMDEIRRASQLAVDESQAQHLSALSGSNMRNQLKIQQLTGESWHNIKQPLSPRGPTPRHRPSNSTDQDALPPPSAVERHPDRHPVSKLRSFFGQRPPSEMIIHELPSFFPSHDKEDIEKTMRMSVRRSQRLSRAASRMSRMSVVSNYSYASSLKDAPPLPPLPQIPPIPSIADSWLQGQPGAPPNQQGSRPLSVSKFNLPQSSYRDSVASSSLQPLQEESPVEPNRKSYVSFDSGSDEPNPARQSFFDESMSVAATDGGSFNDRLSAFVAEDGEEEDVDLSDFLAGNNFAPKNWMKGSLIGEGSFGSVFLALHAVTGELMAVKQVEIPSATKGTEFDQRKNSMVTALKHEIELLQGLHHPNIVQYLGTATDDQYLNIFLEYVPGGSIATMLKQYNTFQEPLVKNFVRQILTGLSYLHSRDIIHRDIKGANILVDNKGGVKISDFGISKRVEASTVLGSRASIGGGGAGSHLHRPSLQGSVYWMAPEVVRQTAHTKKADIWSLGCLVVEMLSGVHPFPDCSQLQAIFAIGSNQARPPAPENVSQEAVDFLDMTFQVDYELRPSADELLQCKFLANTLP